In a single window of the Desulfovibrio mangrovi genome:
- a CDS encoding class I SAM-dependent rRNA methyltransferase, which yields MKHLYLKKGEEKRLRVGHLWLFSNEVDTKRSPLKEFEPGECATIMSSKDVPVGSAYVNPASLISARVYSTAADTPLNADLLRERLGRAMELRDAMFGVPYYRLAFAEGDYLPGLVVDRYNDVLVAQISTAGMEAVKDDIVSVLADLCKPAGILLRNDMGSRDLEGLPRYTETAFGTVPAEIDLIENGVRFTAPLTEGQKTGWFYDQRTNRSDFARFCKGKRVLDAFCYAGSFGCNAVKAGASAVTFLDASQTALDYAARNAAQNMPEGGCEVDTVLGDALNTLQALKDSGRRFDVICVDPPAFIKRKKAYHEGLSAYQRVNRLAMELVEDGGIVMSCSCSQHLSAEDLNRTVLHAANKAGARIQTLIQGHQGPDHPVHPAMPETHYLKSFCVRVLKSR from the coding sequence CCTCAAGGAATTCGAACCGGGCGAATGCGCCACCATCATGTCCAGCAAGGATGTTCCCGTGGGCAGCGCCTATGTGAACCCCGCCTCGCTCATCAGCGCCCGCGTTTACTCCACCGCAGCGGATACCCCGCTCAACGCGGACCTGCTGCGCGAGCGCCTCGGCCGTGCCATGGAACTGCGCGACGCCATGTTCGGCGTGCCCTATTACCGTCTTGCCTTTGCGGAAGGCGACTACCTGCCCGGGCTGGTGGTGGACCGCTACAACGACGTCCTCGTCGCACAGATCAGCACCGCAGGCATGGAAGCCGTGAAGGACGACATCGTCAGCGTACTTGCGGACCTGTGCAAGCCTGCAGGCATTCTGCTGCGCAACGACATGGGTAGTCGCGACCTTGAAGGCCTGCCCCGCTACACGGAAACCGCCTTCGGTACCGTGCCCGCCGAAATCGACCTGATCGAAAACGGCGTGCGTTTCACCGCCCCACTCACGGAAGGCCAGAAAACCGGATGGTTCTATGACCAGCGCACCAACCGTAGCGACTTTGCCCGCTTCTGCAAGGGCAAGCGCGTGCTGGACGCCTTCTGCTACGCCGGAAGCTTCGGCTGCAACGCGGTAAAAGCCGGAGCCAGCGCCGTGACCTTCCTTGACGCCTCCCAGACCGCCCTTGATTACGCCGCCCGCAACGCCGCGCAGAACATGCCCGAAGGCGGCTGCGAAGTGGACACTGTGCTCGGTGATGCGCTGAACACCCTGCAGGCGCTCAAGGATTCCGGACGCCGCTTCGACGTCATCTGCGTGGACCCGCCCGCCTTCATCAAACGCAAGAAGGCCTATCATGAAGGGCTGAGCGCCTATCAGCGCGTGAACCGCCTTGCCATGGAACTGGTGGAGGACGGCGGCATCGTCATGAGCTGCTCCTGTTCGCAGCACCTTTCCGCAGAAGACCTGAACCGCACCGTGCTGCACGCCGCCAACAAGGCCGGAGCACGCATCCAGACGCTCATTCAGGGGCATCAGGGACCGGACCATCCCGTGCATCCCGCCATGCCGGAAACCCACTACCTCAAGAGCTTCTGCGTGCGGGTACTGAAGAGCCGCTAA
- a CDS encoding pyridoxal-phosphate-dependent aminotransferase family protein — MLNKPRLLTPGPTPLPEQIRLAMAQDMIHHRKSEFKLVMAELQERLRMLFGTAQPVMPLACSGTGVMTAAVTNLFAPGEKVIVVDGGKFGERWAKISQGHGLEVVTITVEWGNAVSVAEVEAAMNAHPDARGLLIQNSETSTGVLHPVHVLGALTRSRNMLLVVDGISSVGISPCPMDEWNIDCLVTGSQKGLMLPPGLGLIALSERAWAKAETVPPACFYFNLLSERANVQKNQTLFTTPVSLIIGLNESMKMFMEAGLETVYRKQWALTMFARTSVKEMGLELLAKDRFTWGLTSVLLPEGIDGARLLEIAADRFGVYMAGGQDHLKGRAVRIGHMGWVDWADLAAGLHALAEAFRACGGYIGSRDYLEKGLQAYHEALLTYDGTM; from the coding sequence ATGCTGAACAAACCCCGTCTCTTAACCCCCGGTCCCACGCCGCTGCCGGAACAGATTCGTCTGGCCATGGCACAGGACATGATTCACCACCGCAAGTCTGAGTTCAAGCTTGTCATGGCTGAACTGCAGGAACGCCTGCGCATGCTGTTTGGCACCGCGCAGCCTGTCATGCCTCTGGCCTGTTCCGGCACGGGCGTCATGACCGCGGCGGTGACCAACCTGTTCGCACCGGGCGAGAAAGTGATTGTCGTGGATGGCGGGAAGTTCGGCGAACGCTGGGCGAAAATCAGTCAGGGACACGGCCTTGAGGTCGTGACCATCACGGTGGAATGGGGCAACGCAGTATCCGTTGCCGAAGTAGAAGCCGCCATGAACGCCCATCCGGATGCCCGAGGCCTGCTTATCCAGAATTCCGAAACCTCCACCGGCGTGCTGCACCCCGTGCACGTGCTGGGTGCGCTAACCCGCTCCCGCAACATGCTGCTGGTGGTGGACGGCATCTCCTCTGTGGGCATTTCTCCCTGCCCCATGGACGAATGGAACATCGATTGCCTCGTCACCGGCTCCCAGAAGGGCCTCATGCTGCCCCCCGGCCTCGGGCTCATTGCCCTGAGCGAACGCGCATGGGCCAAGGCGGAAACCGTGCCGCCCGCGTGTTTCTATTTCAATCTGCTGAGCGAACGCGCCAACGTGCAGAAGAACCAGACCCTGTTCACCACGCCCGTAAGCTTGATCATCGGCCTTAACGAAAGCATGAAGATGTTCATGGAAGCAGGTCTGGAGACCGTGTACCGCAAGCAATGGGCACTGACCATGTTCGCGCGCACCTCCGTAAAGGAGATGGGGCTTGAACTGCTGGCCAAGGACCGCTTCACCTGGGGTCTCACCAGCGTGCTGCTGCCCGAAGGCATTGACGGCGCACGGCTTCTGGAAATTGCGGCAGACCGCTTCGGCGTCTACATGGCTGGCGGTCAGGACCACCTGAAGGGCCGCGCCGTCCGCATCGGCCACATGGGCTGGGTAGACTGGGCCGACCTCGCCGCCGGTCTGCACGCGCTGGCGGAAGCCTTCCGCGCCTGCGGCGGCTACATCGGCTCCCGCGATTATCTGGAGAAAGGCTTGCAAGCCTATCACGAAGCCTTACTTACGTACGACGGTACGATGTAA
- the argC gene encoding N-acetyl-gamma-glutamyl-phosphate reductase, protein MEKINVGLVGVTGYTGMELTRLLEGHSRFELVSVTSRAEAGKKLHTIYPFLQGMPSGEIVITEPDPELLAAKCELVFLAVPHKTAMEIAAVLLEKGLKVVDLSADFRLRDQDIYEHWYKCQHTQPQLLESAVYGLPELYAPAIREAKLIANPGCYPTSSILGLYPALMHGMVDTKGIIIDAKSGATGAGRKAAVGTLFCEVSDSFRAYGLPTHRHTPEIEQEISAIAGDDITVSFNTHLLPINRGILSTIYTTLVKDMTLDDVHAMYEEAYRQHPWVRVLPAGVLPETRHVRGTMFCDIGLVVDKRTNRLIILSAIDNLCRGASGQALANANLMCGVDLQEGLRLAPLMP, encoded by the coding sequence ATGGAAAAAATCAATGTAGGGCTGGTGGGTGTAACCGGCTACACCGGCATGGAGCTCACGCGCCTGCTTGAAGGGCATTCCCGCTTCGAGCTGGTGAGCGTCACCTCCCGTGCCGAGGCCGGAAAGAAGCTGCACACCATCTACCCCTTCCTGCAGGGCATGCCGAGCGGCGAAATCGTCATCACTGAGCCCGATCCCGAGCTTCTGGCCGCCAAGTGCGAGCTGGTCTTTCTGGCCGTACCGCACAAGACCGCCATGGAAATTGCGGCCGTGCTGCTTGAGAAGGGCCTGAAGGTTGTGGACCTTTCCGCCGACTTCCGCCTGCGCGATCAGGATATCTACGAGCACTGGTACAAGTGCCAGCACACCCAGCCCCAGTTGCTGGAGAGCGCCGTATACGGCCTGCCTGAGCTGTATGCACCCGCCATCCGCGAGGCAAAGCTCATCGCCAACCCCGGTTGCTACCCCACGTCGTCCATCCTCGGCCTCTACCCCGCGCTCATGCACGGCATGGTGGACACCAAGGGCATCATCATCGACGCCAAGTCCGGCGCGACCGGTGCAGGCCGCAAGGCCGCCGTGGGTACCCTGTTCTGTGAAGTTTCCGATAGCTTCCGTGCATACGGCCTGCCCACGCACCGCCATACGCCGGAAATCGAGCAGGAGATCAGCGCCATTGCGGGCGACGACATCACCGTGTCGTTCAACACGCATCTTCTGCCCATCAACCGCGGCATTCTCTCCACCATCTACACCACGCTGGTGAAGGACATGACCCTGGATGACGTGCACGCCATGTATGAAGAGGCATACCGCCAGCATCCGTGGGTGCGCGTGCTGCCTGCAGGTGTGCTGCCGGAAACGCGCCACGTGCGCGGCACCATGTTCTGTGACATCGGCCTTGTGGTGGACAAGCGCACCAACCGCCTGATCATTCTCAGCGCCATCGACAACCTCTGTCGTGGTGCCTCCGGTCAGGCACTGGCCAACGCCAACCTCATGTGCGGCGTTGACCTGCAGGAAGGCCTGCGCCTCGCCCCACTGATGCCGTAG
- a CDS encoding DUF1844 domain-containing protein — protein MSDAQNTGCGCGCGSNAQHQMPTVTFSTFILSLGSSALVHLGEVPDPETGQSTPNLLMAKHTIDVLTMLQNKTQNCLDAEERQLLDGLLYELRMKYVVKGK, from the coding sequence ATGTCGGATGCACAGAACACCGGCTGCGGTTGCGGCTGCGGGTCTAATGCGCAGCACCAGATGCCCACGGTCACCTTTTCCACGTTCATCCTGTCTCTCGGTTCCTCCGCTCTCGTCCACCTTGGCGAGGTGCCGGACCCGGAAACCGGTCAGAGCACGCCCAACCTGCTCATGGCCAAGCACACCATCGACGTGCTGACCATGCTGCAGAACAAGACCCAGAACTGCCTTGACGCCGAAGAGCGCCAGCTGCTGGACGGCCTGCTCTATGAACTGCGCATGAAGTACGTGGTAAAGGGGAAATAG